A section of the Veillonella criceti genome encodes:
- a CDS encoding endonuclease MutS2, whose amino-acid sequence MNSEKLLDFDVIRERLAEVCSSRIAKELASELTPLTDPIAIKTALDETVEAVNSMQMEIEQPIGGTRDIREACSKSRKEIILTHDELWDIYTTLSAYKRMYSFFHSKYTSYPLLSLWIQDMPRHDGLERKFERVFDKKGNLMDSASPKLQHLRSTIVRTKDRIKSDIQAIIHDPDNQKYFQEALVTQRNNRYVIPVKQEYRYAFEGLIHDRSATGATLYIEPMRLVNLNNDLQEAMLAEEEEVRRIYKDLSLAVRKDSNTLMDACERVSHVEFVYGKAALAIAMKATPAIISGAREVKLMNARHPLIPANVVVPTTITLGTTYRILLITGSNTGGKTVAMKTLGLLSLMHQAGLHIPADTGSVLPIFNNIYADIGDEQSIEASLSTFSAHMTQVVRILKVAGAKDLVLLDELGSGTDPEEGSALAVALLEYFRKRGPLMMVSTHYNELKRYAYNTEGIENGHVEFDERTLRPTYRLHIGVAGSSHALSIAARLGVPREVIDYAKQHREGSDHRDMEEVLSDLNEQLRKNQAKERALKKELDEARRMRTQADREKKQLNERRKQILSKAQAEAQQLKQAIRVEGEQIIKELKSQFSETNKTKRQEAITQARKNISGVQVPELEQETRTPVNVNELRTGQTVFVTSLNAVGTVEAIQGKRIQVSVNGLSANVKVADLALASREEMNNLRRKQEAVQPKSRKRAGGSAVERQKHATTELNVIGQTVDEANQNVGHFIDQALMAGISPVRIVHGKGTGALRAGIHQYLKTLPHISRYEIAGYDEGGAGATLVYLK is encoded by the coding sequence ATGAACAGTGAAAAACTGTTAGATTTTGATGTAATTCGGGAACGGTTAGCCGAGGTGTGTTCATCACGCATTGCTAAAGAATTAGCCAGTGAGCTTACCCCCCTAACTGACCCGATTGCTATAAAAACGGCATTAGATGAAACGGTAGAGGCTGTTAATTCTATGCAGATGGAAATTGAACAACCTATTGGCGGCACGCGAGATATTCGTGAGGCTTGTTCTAAGAGTCGTAAAGAAATTATTTTAACGCATGATGAGTTGTGGGATATTTATACGACCTTAAGTGCGTATAAACGGATGTATAGTTTCTTTCACAGTAAATACACATCGTATCCATTGCTTTCTTTGTGGATTCAAGATATGCCTCGGCATGACGGGTTGGAACGTAAATTTGAGCGTGTATTTGATAAAAAGGGGAATCTTATGGATTCAGCATCCCCTAAGTTACAGCATTTGCGTTCTACAATTGTACGGACTAAAGACCGGATTAAATCTGATATTCAGGCGATTATTCATGATCCGGATAATCAGAAATATTTTCAGGAAGCCTTGGTTACGCAACGTAATAATCGATATGTAATCCCTGTAAAACAAGAATATCGGTATGCCTTTGAAGGCTTAATTCATGATAGATCGGCAACGGGCGCTACGCTTTACATTGAACCAATGCGTCTAGTTAACTTAAATAATGATCTACAAGAAGCTATGCTAGCGGAAGAAGAAGAAGTGCGCCGTATTTATAAGGATTTATCGTTAGCTGTACGCAAGGATAGCAATACCTTAATGGATGCGTGCGAGCGAGTATCTCATGTGGAATTTGTGTATGGTAAAGCAGCTCTTGCGATTGCAATGAAAGCAACACCTGCTATTATTAGTGGTGCTCGTGAAGTGAAACTCATGAATGCACGCCATCCTTTAATTCCTGCTAATGTAGTGGTGCCAACAACGATTACATTAGGTACTACCTATCGTATTTTACTCATTACAGGTTCTAATACTGGTGGTAAAACAGTGGCTATGAAGACATTAGGTTTGTTAAGTTTGATGCATCAAGCAGGTCTTCATATCCCAGCTGATACAGGTTCGGTATTACCGATTTTCAATAATATTTACGCAGATATTGGTGATGAACAGAGTATTGAGGCGAGTCTTAGTACTTTTTCTGCGCACATGACACAAGTAGTGCGGATTTTAAAAGTAGCAGGTGCTAAAGATTTAGTGCTTCTTGATGAATTAGGGTCAGGCACGGATCCAGAAGAAGGGAGTGCCTTAGCAGTTGCTCTACTCGAATATTTCCGCAAACGGGGTCCTCTTATGATGGTGAGCACCCATTATAATGAATTGAAACGATATGCCTATAATACCGAAGGCATTGAAAATGGTCATGTAGAATTTGATGAACGGACTTTACGACCAACCTATCGTCTTCATATTGGTGTGGCTGGTAGTAGTCATGCCCTAAGCATTGCCGCTCGATTAGGGGTACCACGTGAGGTTATTGACTATGCAAAACAACACCGAGAAGGCTCTGATCATCGTGATATGGAAGAAGTATTGAGTGATCTTAATGAACAACTTCGAAAGAATCAAGCGAAGGAGCGCGCCCTTAAGAAAGAATTAGATGAAGCTCGGCGTATGCGTACGCAAGCAGACCGTGAAAAGAAACAACTTAACGAGCGGCGTAAGCAGATTCTAAGTAAAGCGCAAGCTGAAGCGCAGCAGTTAAAGCAGGCTATTCGTGTAGAAGGGGAGCAGATTATTAAAGAATTAAAATCACAGTTCTCTGAAACGAATAAAACAAAGCGACAAGAGGCGATTACACAAGCGCGTAAAAATATTTCAGGCGTACAGGTGCCTGAATTAGAGCAAGAAACACGAACACCAGTGAATGTGAACGAATTACGGACAGGACAAACAGTGTTTGTGACCTCCCTAAATGCAGTAGGCACTGTTGAAGCTATTCAAGGAAAGCGAATTCAAGTCTCTGTAAATGGGCTCTCTGCTAATGTAAAAGTGGCTGATTTAGCGTTAGCTAGCCGCGAAGAAATGAATAATTTACGACGTAAACAAGAAGCAGTACAACCTAAGTCACGGAAACGGGCGGGTGGATCGGCCGTAGAGCGACAAAAGCATGCTACTACTGAACTTAATGTTATCGGTCAAACTGTAGATGAAGCCAATCAAAATGTAGGTCATTTTATAGATCAGGCCTTGATGGCTGGTATTTCGCCAGTTCGTATTGTTCATGGTAAAGGAACCGGTGCTTTACGAGCAGGGATTCATCAGTATTTAAAGACATTACCGCATATTAGTCGCTATGAAATTGCTGGTTATGATGAAGGCGGTGCGGGCGCTACTTTGGTATATTTAAAATAA
- a CDS encoding DUF3656 domain-containing U32 family peptidase, whose protein sequence is MELLAPAGTSENFLAALEAGADAIYLGGKVFNARANAANFDIEELEEAVRLAHLLNVSVFVTVNILVGDTELSDLKTYLQELERIHVDAIIVQDLAVAELAKKVAPKLHLHASTQLTATNLGTVRFLERMGFTRVVLAREMSLAEIEHICKEAKAEIEVFVHGALCVCYSGQCLMSSFIGGRSGNRGACAQPCRLPYELLDGKGQAVNGADEAYIMSPKDLNYSEHMSELMAAGVASFKVEGRMKKASYVREVIGSYRTIIDRAGQSTKKEQARLKEGFNRGFSTAYLENRSSREMITAVAPGNRGKRIGPSGEGPKKTVWQNLQDFGRKYEVHAYLDGVEGEAPQLTLLLEDGKTVTVSADYVVQRAKKVPTSREKVTEQLGRLGTTVFSLASVYIPEEPFMWPSSVLNQMRRDGIAQLEELLLAQHETEMTTTLQRVESAIQQEFHNRPSYTVMTQAEVATNLPSTKSVKPLVAVQLDEEWQIETALQAGAQKIVFGGDRLQRTPYDLGVYARVVALCKAHQVPCVLVTPRVVRDSEVASYMPTLQAMIEAKPDAISIHFLGVLEWLQELGYTGPIEGDSSLQLFNTEAVQQMAQLGLRSVVLSQEATLKQISRIIKQTTVPVECVVHGLTELMISEYCVISSFAGIGKKEGCPAPCLKDSYALKDRLGEQFPLRTDPYCRMHIMNSRMLDMRAYIPDLVKRNIAILRIDGRQQSKTWLQETIQAYVGILQGTSPVPPKNEDIPVTRGHYFKGIF, encoded by the coding sequence ATGGAATTATTAGCACCGGCAGGTACGTCGGAAAATTTTTTAGCTGCTTTAGAAGCTGGCGCGGATGCTATTTATTTAGGTGGCAAAGTATTTAATGCTAGAGCTAATGCAGCTAATTTTGATATAGAAGAATTAGAAGAGGCGGTACGATTAGCTCATTTGTTAAATGTGTCTGTATTTGTAACCGTTAATATTTTAGTTGGAGATACAGAGTTATCTGATTTAAAAACCTATTTACAAGAATTAGAACGGATTCATGTGGATGCGATTATTGTGCAAGATTTAGCCGTAGCTGAATTAGCTAAAAAAGTAGCACCTAAGCTTCATTTACATGCTAGTACGCAATTGACGGCTACTAATTTGGGAACAGTCCGTTTCTTAGAGCGCATGGGTTTTACTCGTGTTGTATTGGCTCGTGAAATGAGTTTGGCGGAGATTGAGCATATTTGTAAGGAAGCAAAGGCTGAAATAGAAGTTTTTGTTCATGGCGCGCTGTGTGTGTGTTATTCTGGTCAATGTTTGATGAGTAGTTTCATTGGTGGGCGTAGTGGCAATCGGGGCGCTTGCGCTCAACCATGTCGTTTGCCTTACGAGTTATTGGATGGTAAGGGACAAGCTGTTAATGGCGCTGATGAAGCGTATATTATGAGTCCTAAGGATTTGAATTATAGTGAACACATGAGTGAGCTCATGGCCGCAGGTGTGGCTTCTTTTAAAGTAGAAGGGCGTATGAAAAAGGCGTCTTATGTGCGAGAAGTCATTGGCTCTTATCGAACGATTATTGATCGAGCGGGGCAATCAACGAAGAAAGAGCAAGCTCGTTTAAAAGAAGGCTTTAATCGCGGTTTTTCAACAGCGTATTTGGAAAATCGATCGAGTCGTGAGATGATTACGGCTGTAGCGCCAGGTAATCGTGGTAAACGCATTGGTCCAAGTGGTGAAGGGCCTAAAAAGACGGTGTGGCAAAATTTACAAGATTTTGGACGGAAATATGAAGTTCATGCTTACTTAGATGGTGTGGAAGGCGAGGCACCACAGTTGACACTTCTCTTAGAGGATGGTAAAACAGTAACAGTTAGTGCTGATTATGTAGTGCAACGAGCAAAAAAAGTGCCAACGAGTCGTGAAAAAGTAACAGAACAATTGGGGCGTTTAGGTACAACTGTATTTAGTTTGGCCTCTGTGTATATACCAGAGGAACCTTTTATGTGGCCGAGTAGTGTGTTAAATCAGATGCGCCGTGATGGGATTGCTCAATTAGAAGAATTGTTGTTAGCACAGCATGAAACAGAAATGACTACCACTTTACAGCGTGTAGAATCGGCTATTCAGCAAGAGTTTCACAATCGACCAAGTTACACTGTTATGACACAAGCAGAGGTAGCTACTAATTTACCGAGCACTAAGAGTGTGAAGCCGCTAGTAGCAGTGCAACTTGATGAAGAATGGCAAATTGAAACCGCCTTACAGGCTGGCGCACAGAAGATTGTGTTTGGTGGTGATCGATTACAACGGACTCCGTATGATTTAGGCGTATATGCACGGGTGGTGGCTCTTTGTAAGGCACATCAGGTACCGTGTGTATTAGTAACGCCACGTGTTGTGCGTGATAGTGAAGTAGCTAGTTATATGCCAACTTTACAGGCCATGATAGAGGCTAAGCCAGATGCGATTAGCATTCATTTCTTAGGCGTTTTAGAATGGTTACAAGAGTTGGGCTATACGGGGCCTATTGAAGGGGATAGCAGTTTACAACTTTTTAATACAGAAGCAGTCCAGCAAATGGCTCAGCTTGGTTTGCGAAGTGTAGTGCTTTCACAAGAGGCGACGCTGAAACAGATTAGCCGTATTATAAAACAGACAACAGTTCCTGTTGAATGTGTAGTCCATGGCTTGACAGAATTAATGATTTCAGAATATTGTGTAATCAGTAGTTTTGCTGGAATTGGTAAAAAAGAAGGCTGTCCAGCACCTTGTTTAAAGGATTCATATGCGTTAAAAGATCGTTTAGGCGAACAATTTCCATTGCGGACAGATCCGTATTGTCGCATGCACATTATGAATAGTCGCATGCTTGATATGCGTGCCTATATACCTGATTTAGTAAAACGAAATATTGCTATATTGCGTATTGATGGTCGTCAACAGTCAAAAACTTGGCTACAAGAAACTATACAGGCTTATGTAGGTATTTTACAAGGGACATCACCAGTTCCACCAAAAAATGAAGATATACCAGTGACACGAGGTCATTACTTTAAAGGAATTTTTTAG
- the pheT gene encoding phenylalanine--tRNA ligase subunit beta, whose product MKASLTWMKDYVPVDTTKPAQELADVLTQAGIPVEDVINMDPGLKKIYTGKIVEITKHPDADKLQVCQVACIDDKTGEEITKQIVTAATNVAVGQIVPVAYHKSRLADGTEIKKGKLRGEASEGMFCSVAELGVPKDMVIPGEAEGIYILPEGTPIGMDIRDALMLNDTVYEFELTPNRADCFSMVGLSREFAVLTNQQNTEPTVTVEEKGNTIEGCVDIQIEDSELCQRFMARLVTNVKVGPSPLWLQNRLRNGGIRPINNVVDVTNYVMLELGQPMHAYDYDKVVGHQLTARPAKAGETITTLDGTDRELTEGMLVIADVNGPVGVAGVMGGLDSEVTDQTTSIILEAAVFKGASIRRTARALGMRSEASGRFERGINAEYTPVALDRAAQLLQELDSEVVLAKGVVDVYPVPATTGTVSFTVDAINAYLGTHIEASRMKEILTTLSFTWEEANGVVTAGVPSWRGDVTVMPDIAEEVARIYGYDNIPNRTPWANLNSGTMSEKKLLFKAIRNSLVDRGLSEVITFSFMHPDSLKKLMLPETDSRYQAVPIMNPITEDFPVMRTTLIPSILDVAARNIAQKNHDLWIFESGAVYQPKSLPITELPTENYRVTGLMMGKTNEVQWEEAQRDTDFYDVKGVLERMLADSRFEATIERSTEPYLHPGVSAQYVVGGTVIATFGELHPQVMKAYDLPGKAYIFDIDVSAVLNLPQGQLQYKEISKFPGTSRDLAIVAPKEITSQDIIRLIYQHGGEHLERAFIFDVYEGEHIEAGHRSLAYNLSFRSNEGTLTDEDIQPNIDEIIAALDEIGCKLR is encoded by the coding sequence ATGAAAGCTAGTTTAACATGGATGAAGGACTATGTTCCTGTAGACACAACGAAACCGGCTCAGGAACTAGCCGATGTATTAACGCAAGCAGGGATTCCTGTAGAAGATGTTATCAATATGGATCCTGGGTTGAAAAAGATTTATACAGGTAAAATTGTAGAAATTACAAAACATCCTGATGCTGATAAATTGCAAGTGTGCCAAGTGGCTTGTATTGACGATAAAACAGGCGAAGAAATTACTAAGCAAATCGTTACGGCCGCTACGAATGTAGCTGTGGGTCAAATCGTACCTGTAGCGTATCATAAATCCCGTTTAGCTGATGGGACAGAGATTAAAAAAGGCAAACTTCGTGGGGAAGCTTCGGAAGGGATGTTTTGCTCTGTAGCTGAATTAGGGGTGCCAAAAGACATGGTAATTCCTGGTGAAGCAGAAGGTATTTATATTTTACCGGAAGGCACGCCTATTGGTATGGATATTCGCGATGCTTTAATGCTTAATGATACGGTATATGAGTTTGAGTTGACCCCAAATCGAGCCGATTGTTTCTCTATGGTAGGGCTTAGCCGTGAATTTGCAGTACTCACTAATCAACAAAATACAGAACCTACTGTAACCGTTGAGGAAAAGGGCAATACGATTGAAGGCTGTGTAGATATTCAAATTGAGGACAGCGAACTTTGTCAGCGTTTCATGGCTCGTCTAGTGACTAATGTAAAAGTGGGCCCATCACCTTTGTGGCTACAGAATCGTTTACGCAATGGTGGTATTCGACCAATTAACAATGTGGTGGACGTGACTAATTATGTTATGTTGGAATTGGGCCAACCAATGCATGCGTATGACTATGATAAGGTGGTAGGTCATCAGTTGACAGCTCGACCTGCTAAGGCTGGTGAAACGATTACGACCCTTGATGGCACTGATAGAGAATTAACAGAAGGCATGCTTGTGATTGCAGATGTTAATGGCCCTGTGGGAGTAGCTGGTGTGATGGGTGGTTTAGATAGTGAAGTTACAGATCAAACCACATCTATCATTTTAGAGGCCGCTGTATTTAAAGGGGCATCCATTCGTCGTACGGCTCGTGCTCTTGGTATGCGTAGCGAAGCGTCTGGTCGCTTTGAACGTGGGATTAATGCAGAATATACACCAGTTGCATTAGATCGTGCAGCTCAATTATTGCAAGAATTAGATAGTGAAGTAGTACTTGCTAAAGGCGTAGTGGATGTCTACCCTGTACCGGCAACTACAGGTACAGTTTCTTTTACGGTTGATGCAATTAATGCATATCTTGGTACTCACATTGAAGCTAGCCGTATGAAAGAAATTTTAACCACATTGTCTTTTACTTGGGAAGAAGCTAATGGTGTAGTAACCGCAGGCGTGCCATCTTGGCGCGGTGATGTAACGGTTATGCCTGATATTGCTGAAGAAGTAGCTCGTATTTATGGCTATGATAACATTCCTAATCGTACACCTTGGGCCAACCTTAACAGTGGCACTATGAGTGAAAAGAAATTGTTATTTAAAGCCATTCGTAATAGTCTAGTTGATCGTGGTCTTAGTGAAGTCATCACGTTTAGTTTCATGCATCCTGATAGTTTGAAAAAATTAATGCTTCCTGAAACGGATAGTCGCTATCAAGCTGTGCCAATTATGAATCCAATTACCGAGGATTTTCCTGTTATGCGTACCACATTAATTCCAAGCATTTTGGATGTAGCGGCTCGTAATATTGCTCAGAAAAATCATGATCTTTGGATTTTTGAAAGTGGCGCTGTATATCAACCTAAGAGCTTGCCAATTACAGAATTACCAACTGAAAATTATCGGGTAACGGGCCTCATGATGGGTAAAACTAATGAAGTGCAATGGGAAGAGGCACAACGTGATACTGATTTCTATGATGTAAAAGGGGTGCTTGAACGGATGTTGGCGGATAGCCGTTTTGAAGCAACTATTGAACGTTCTACAGAACCTTATTTACACCCTGGTGTAAGTGCGCAATATGTTGTGGGTGGTACAGTGATTGCTACCTTTGGGGAGTTGCATCCACAAGTTATGAAAGCTTATGATTTACCTGGTAAGGCGTATATTTTTGATATTGATGTAAGCGCTGTTCTTAACCTACCACAGGGGCAGTTACAGTATAAAGAAATTAGTAAATTCCCTGGTACCAGTCGTGACCTTGCTATTGTGGCACCAAAAGAAATTACCTCTCAAGACATTATTCGCCTTATTTATCAACACGGTGGTGAACATTTGGAACGGGCGTTCATTTTTGACGTGTATGAAGGGGAACATATTGAAGCGGGACATCGTAGCTTAGCGTACAATTTATCCTTCCGCAGTAATGAAGGAACCTTGACGGATGAAGACATTCAACCAAATATTGACGAAATTATTGCAGCATTGGATGAAATTGGTTGTAAATTACGATAA